In one Vicinamibacteria bacterium genomic region, the following are encoded:
- a CDS encoding class II aldolase/adducin family protein, whose protein sequence is MSEGARIRAEIVEVGRRLYARGLISGNEGNISVREGDHLFITPAGACKGFLTPEAIVRTDLEGRAEGRGRASTEVLMHTAIYRRRADAGAVVHAHPPTATGFAVAGIPLDRPLIAEAVVTLGPVRVIPYATPSTPELADNVGRAACEGHGLLLANHGALTVGEHVFRAWERMETLEQLARVALVARTLGQDNLLPPADVERLRDLRVAAGYPPPSCVDCPSCGHPVPVGTGESVVLSREALVRLVAEAVERFAGA, encoded by the coding sequence GTGAGCGAGGGGGCGCGCATCCGGGCCGAGATCGTGGAGGTGGGGCGCCGGCTCTATGCGCGGGGGCTGATCTCGGGCAACGAGGGGAACATCTCCGTCCGCGAGGGGGACCATCTCTTCATCACCCCCGCCGGCGCCTGCAAGGGCTTCCTCACCCCCGAGGCCATCGTGCGGACCGACCTCGAGGGGCGGGCCGAGGGCAGAGGCCGCGCCTCCACCGAGGTCCTGATGCACACCGCCATCTACCGGCGCCGGGCCGACGCGGGAGCGGTGGTCCACGCCCACCCCCCGACCGCCACCGGCTTTGCGGTGGCGGGGATCCCCCTGGACCGCCCCCTGATCGCGGAGGCGGTCGTGACCCTGGGTCCGGTGCGGGTGATCCCCTACGCCACCCCCTCCACCCCGGAGCTGGCCGACAACGTGGGCCGGGCGGCCTGCGAGGGCCACGGCTTGCTCCTCGCCAACCACGGGGCGCTCACGGTGGGGGAGCACGTGTTCCGGGCCTGGGAGCGGATGGAGACCCTGGAGCAGCTGGCGCGGGTGGCCCTGGTGGCGCGCACCCTAGGCCAAGACAACCTGCTCCCCCCCGCCGACGTGGAGCGGCTGCGGGACCTTCGGGTGGCGGCCGGCTACCCGCCGCCCTCCTGCGTGGACTGCCCGTCCTGCGGCCACCCCGTGCCGGTGGGCACCGGCGAGAGCGTGGTCCTGTCGCGGGAGGCCCTGGTGCGGCTGGTGGCGGAGGCGGTGGAACGGTTCGCGGGCGCTTGA
- the eutM gene encoding ethanolamine utilization microcompartment protein EutM, with product MGEALGMIETRGLVAMIEAADAMVKAAKVTLVGYEKIGSGYVTALVRGDVAAVKAATDAGAAAARRVGELVSVHVIPRPHTNLEDVLPIGKAAK from the coding sequence ATGGGTGAAGCGCTGGGGATGATCGAGACGCGGGGCTTGGTGGCCATGATCGAGGCCGCCGACGCCATGGTGAAAGCGGCCAAGGTCACCCTCGTGGGCTACGAGAAGATCGGATCGGGATACGTCACCGCCCTCGTCCGCGGGGACGTGGCCGCGGTGAAGGCCGCCACCGACGCGGGGGCGGCGGCCGCCCGGCGGGTGGGCGAGCTCGTCTCCGTGCACGTGATCCCCCGGCCCCACACCAACCTGGAAGACGTCCTCCCCATCGGCAAGGCCGCCAAGTAA
- a CDS encoding EutN/CcmL family microcompartment protein, giving the protein MILARVVGTVVATRKDERLLGAKLLVVRAQDPHGKDEASYLVAVDTVDAGFRDRVLIVTGSSARMASGLKDCPVDAAIVGVVDAVEVKE; this is encoded by the coding sequence ATGATTCTGGCCCGGGTCGTCGGCACCGTCGTCGCCACGAGGAAGGACGAGCGCCTCTTGGGGGCGAAGCTTCTGGTGGTGCGTGCCCAAGACCCGCACGGCAAGGACGAAGCATCGTACCTGGTGGCGGTGGACACCGTGGACGCGGGCTTTAGGGACCGGGTCCTGATCGTGACTGGCTCCTCCGCCCGCATGGCCTCCGGCCTCAAGGACTGCCCCGTGGACGCCGCCATCGTGGGGGTGGTGGACGCGGTCGAGGTCAAGGAGTAG
- a CDS encoding EutN/CcmL family microcompartment protein, producing MFLARVVGTVVASRKDEGLLGTKLLVIQPLRPDRAVAGPPLVAVDSVGAGVSEEVFYVRGREASFPFLPAEVPTDAAIIGIVDHWNVG from the coding sequence ATGTTCCTGGCCCGGGTTGTGGGCACGGTGGTGGCCAGCCGCAAAGACGAGGGCCTCCTCGGCACCAAACTGCTCGTGATCCAGCCCCTGCGCCCCGACCGCGCGGTCGCGGGCCCGCCCCTGGTGGCGGTGGACTCCGTGGGGGCGGGGGTCAGCGAGGAGGTCTTCTACGTGCGCGGCCGCGAGGCCTCCTTCCCCTTCCTGCCCGCGGAGGTCCCCACCGACGCCGCCATCATCGGCATCGTGGACCATTGGAACGTGGGCTGA
- a CDS encoding EutN/CcmL family microcompartment protein, giving the protein MLIARVLGNVVSTQKNGKLEGSKLLLVQPLDLEGQPRGTPVLAIDGVDAGPGDRVLLVQEGRAAQLVLGQGTAPVDAAVVGVVDTVEHLD; this is encoded by the coding sequence ATGCTCATCGCCCGGGTGTTGGGGAACGTGGTCTCGACCCAGAAGAACGGCAAGCTCGAGGGCTCCAAGCTGCTGCTCGTGCAGCCGCTCGACCTCGAAGGCCAGCCCCGCGGGACCCCCGTGCTGGCCATCGATGGGGTGGACGCCGGCCCCGGGGATCGTGTTCTCCTCGTGCAGGAGGGCCGGGCGGCGCAGCTCGTGCTCGGCCAGGGCACCGCCCCGGTGGACGCGGCCGTGGTCGGGGTCGTGGACACGGTGGAGCACCTGGACTAG
- a CDS encoding DNA polymerase IV: protein MPDPRPLEKLPRTILHVDMDAFYAAVEQRDRPELRGLPVIVGADPMGGRGRGVVSTASYEARPFGVASAMPISQAYRLCPRGVYLPVDMEKYARVSTEIMEVLRRFTDCVEPISIDEAFLDVSQSRRALGPGEEIARKLKDAVRRETELTASVGVASSKLVAKIASDMRKPDGLVVVPPAREAEFLAPLPVRKLWGVGPKMEEQLQKVGIVTIGDLAAAEARLLQRRLGTHGHDLRLLARGIDDRPVVADPGEAKSLGQEHTFATDTADREVLRRTLLDLADGVARRLRGQGLRGRTLTLKYRDETFRTLTRAETLAEPTDSGNELFRVIRRLFDGVHGSRKVRLLGVYASGFGGTASQLDLFAPPVLPSAADQIRDRVANRFGEGTLTRASLLRPSPPLPKPPRGR, encoded by the coding sequence GTGCCGGACCCTCGGCCACTAGAGAAGCTCCCCCGCACCATCCTCCACGTCGACATGGACGCGTTCTATGCCGCGGTGGAGCAGCGGGACCGCCCCGAGCTGCGGGGGTTGCCCGTCATCGTGGGGGCCGACCCCATGGGAGGTCGGGGTCGCGGGGTCGTGTCCACCGCCTCCTACGAGGCGCGGCCCTTCGGGGTCGCGAGCGCCATGCCCATCTCCCAGGCCTACCGTCTCTGCCCCCGGGGCGTCTACCTTCCCGTAGACATGGAGAAGTACGCGCGCGTTTCCACAGAGATCATGGAGGTCCTCCGCCGATTCACGGATTGCGTGGAGCCGATCTCCATCGACGAGGCCTTCCTGGATGTGAGCCAGAGCCGGCGCGCCCTGGGCCCGGGGGAGGAGATCGCGCGCAAGCTCAAGGACGCGGTGCGACGGGAGACGGAGCTGACCGCGTCGGTGGGGGTGGCCTCCTCCAAGCTCGTGGCCAAGATCGCCTCCGACATGAGAAAGCCGGACGGCCTGGTGGTCGTGCCCCCCGCCCGAGAGGCGGAGTTCCTGGCCCCCCTCCCCGTCCGCAAGCTCTGGGGGGTTGGCCCCAAGATGGAGGAGCAGCTGCAGAAGGTGGGTATCGTCACCATCGGGGACCTTGCCGCCGCCGAAGCCCGCCTCTTGCAGCGGCGCCTGGGCACGCACGGCCACGACCTGCGCCTGCTGGCCCGGGGGATTGACGACCGCCCGGTGGTGGCTGACCCGGGCGAGGCCAAGAGTCTCGGCCAGGAGCACACCTTCGCCACCGACACCGCCGACCGTGAGGTCCTGCGGCGGACCCTCCTGGACCTGGCCGACGGCGTGGCCCGGCGGCTGCGGGGCCAGGGACTCCGCGGACGGACCCTCACCCTCAAGTACCGAGATGAGACCTTCCGGACCCTGACCCGGGCGGAAACGCTGGCCGAACCGACTGATTCGGGAAACGAGCTCTTCCGGGTGATCCGCCGGCTCTTCGATGGTGTCCACGGCTCCCGCAAGGTGCGCCTGCTCGGAGTCTACGCCTCCGGGTTCGGGGGCACCGCCTCCCAGCTCGACCTCTTCGCGCCGCCCGTTCTCCCCTCCGCCGCCGACCAGATCCGCGACCGCGTGGCCAACCGCTTCGGGGAGGGGACCCTCACCCGGGCCAGCCTGCTCCGCCCGAGCCCGCCCCTGCCCAAGCCGCCCCGCGGGCGCTGA
- a CDS encoding vanadium-dependent haloperoxidase, which translates to MDKTSNLRIGNGAAKNQGQVSTAESCAGSSRRAFLGQIRGAAAATLAASAVELGPLTRPVGAQERTRGGDERARESFEVRERAAEEERELPIPPQVPNGDEKRYRNFLGNFSKGLPHNSIGEVDRESYEQLLDAAGDGTAAAFEKVPLGGNVKLVNPMAGLAFDLEGTDSHQLAIGPPPAVASQTRADDMVELYWMALCRDVNFTDYGSDPTAQAASAELSSLAAFAGPRSGGDVTAQSLFRGFTGDDVIGPYVSQFLLKPFNYGQIPIRGQITTYLPGIDYLTTQAAWLAARNGQGPFAKNQNDPDLRYIRNGRDLSAYVHADQVFEAFYNAGIWLFTHGAPANLGNPYSGLSKQSSFATFGGPHFLTLLAEAANRALKAVWYAKWFVHRTLRPEDYGGLVHVHKTGQASYPLHTDVLKSNALARTLAQYGTYFLAQAYPEGCPQHPSYAQGHGSVAGACATILKVAIDGDVQFNTLTGGTIQMASEDGLSLVPYAGSDANQINVTGEINKLASNVGVARNHAGVHWRTDYSDGLKLGEAIALSILRDQKEVYGETFSGFRITRFDGTAVTA; encoded by the coding sequence ATGGACAAGACAAGCAATCTCAGAATCGGAAACGGGGCCGCGAAGAATCAAGGCCAAGTCTCCACCGCTGAGTCTTGCGCGGGCTCCAGCCGGCGTGCGTTTCTGGGCCAGATCCGGGGAGCGGCCGCGGCCACTCTTGCCGCGAGCGCAGTAGAACTGGGCCCCTTAACGAGACCAGTCGGCGCCCAAGAAAGGACGCGGGGGGGGGACGAGCGCGCCCGAGAATCCTTTGAGGTTCGGGAGCGCGCCGCAGAGGAAGAACGGGAACTTCCGATTCCCCCCCAGGTTCCAAACGGAGATGAAAAGCGCTATCGCAACTTCCTAGGGAATTTTTCCAAGGGATTGCCCCACAACTCGATCGGCGAAGTAGACCGGGAATCCTATGAGCAGCTCCTCGATGCGGCGGGCGATGGTACGGCGGCTGCCTTTGAGAAGGTTCCCCTCGGTGGAAACGTCAAGCTTGTAAATCCTATGGCCGGCCTGGCCTTCGACTTGGAAGGGACGGACTCCCACCAACTAGCCATCGGACCCCCGCCCGCCGTCGCCAGCCAGACCCGTGCCGACGATATGGTGGAACTCTACTGGATGGCCCTGTGTCGGGACGTGAATTTCACCGATTACGGCAGTGATCCAACGGCGCAGGCAGCCTCTGCCGAGCTGTCCTCTCTTGCTGCCTTCGCGGGGCCGAGATCTGGCGGCGACGTCACCGCGCAGTCGCTTTTCCGGGGTTTTACTGGGGACGACGTGATTGGGCCCTATGTCTCACAATTCCTCCTGAAGCCCTTTAACTATGGGCAAATCCCCATCAGGGGGCAGATCACGACTTATCTTCCGGGAATAGACTACTTAACTACCCAGGCGGCGTGGCTAGCGGCACGCAACGGCCAGGGACCATTCGCCAAAAACCAGAACGATCCCGATCTCCGGTACATTCGGAACGGGCGTGATCTGAGTGCGTATGTTCACGCCGACCAGGTTTTCGAGGCGTTCTACAACGCCGGAATTTGGCTCTTCACCCACGGGGCGCCCGCGAACCTGGGCAATCCCTACTCGGGCCTTTCGAAGCAGTCGTCCTTTGCGACCTTTGGCGGGCCCCATTTCTTGACCCTGCTGGCCGAAGCCGCAAACCGCGCGCTCAAGGCGGTGTGGTACGCGAAGTGGTTTGTGCACCGCACTCTAAGGCCGGAAGACTACGGTGGGCTCGTGCACGTCCATAAGACCGGCCAGGCCAGCTATCCACTACACACCGACGTGCTCAAATCGAACGCGCTTGCCCGGACCCTCGCGCAGTACGGCACGTACTTTCTTGCCCAGGCTTATCCGGAAGGATGCCCGCAGCATCCCTCCTACGCACAGGGCCATGGCTCTGTCGCGGGTGCCTGCGCAACCATTCTGAAAGTGGCAATAGACGGGGACGTCCAATTCAACACCCTGACCGGCGGCACCATCCAGATGGCCAGCGAGGACGGCCTCTCTCTGGTTCCGTACGCGGGTTCGGATGCGAACCAGATCAACGTCACCGGCGAAATCAACAAACTCGCCTCCAATGTCGGAGTTGCCCGCAACCATGCGGGCGTTCACTGGCGAACCGACTACTCTGATGGTCTGAAACTCGGAGAAGCCATCGCCCTGAGCATCCTCCGGGATCAAAAGGAGGTCTACGGCGAGACGTTCTCAGGCTTCAGGATCACAAGGTTCGATGGAACCGCGGTGACCGCCTGA
- a CDS encoding amidohydrolase, which produces MKLKKWTHPGGVALALSGLAALAQAQNPKADLVLKNGTVYTLDAQRPKARAVAIAGNLIRAVGTDKEVAALVGPTTRVIDLKGQTVIPGFSDSHVHLLSVGAARLGVDLQGTRNYREVVESVAGAVKGKKAGDWIRGRGWNEGKWTEPSVPTVRGFPTQDALSAISPDNPVVLTRVDGHAMLVNRRVLELMGITRETPAPKGGEIIKDEAGRPTGILVDRAQELVHIPKPPPEEMRRALQIALEDCVRKGITSLADAGVDLDTVALYKEAVQQGKLPVRIYVMLSGLETLRRVTKPEINLGEGLLTIRAVKLYADGAMGSRGAALLAPYNDDPGNSGFFTTPPETILEASRYALAHGFQVCTHAIGDRANRMVLDVYEKALKEFPQVKDPRFRVEHAEILDAAEVPRFGRLGVIASVQGIFCPSDGPWAESRLGRARVQDELYVWRKLLKAGARLINGTDAPVEDLSAIQNFHASVTRQDATGNPPGGFNPEQRMTREEALRSYTLDAAYGAFAEETRGSIQPGKLADLVVLSKDIMTVPDGEIMKTEVIYTIVDGKIRLEKTTPAR; this is translated from the coding sequence TTGAAGCTCAAGAAATGGACCCACCCCGGGGGGGTGGCCCTGGCCCTGAGCGGCCTCGCCGCCCTCGCCCAGGCGCAGAACCCCAAAGCCGACCTCGTCCTCAAGAACGGCACCGTATACACCCTGGATGCGCAGAGGCCCAAGGCCCGGGCGGTGGCGATCGCCGGCAACCTCATTCGCGCCGTGGGCACGGACAAGGAGGTGGCGGCTCTGGTGGGCCCCACTACCCGGGTCATCGACCTCAAGGGCCAGACCGTGATCCCCGGCTTCAGCGACAGCCACGTCCACCTTCTCTCCGTCGGGGCCGCGCGCCTAGGCGTGGACCTCCAGGGGACCCGGAACTATCGGGAGGTCGTGGAGAGCGTAGCCGGGGCCGTGAAGGGCAAGAAGGCGGGGGACTGGATCCGCGGCCGGGGCTGGAACGAGGGCAAATGGACGGAGCCCAGCGTCCCCACCGTTCGCGGCTTTCCCACCCAAGACGCGCTCTCCGCCATCTCTCCCGACAACCCGGTCGTGCTCACGCGCGTCGACGGCCACGCAATGCTCGTGAACCGGAGAGTCCTGGAGCTGATGGGGATCACGCGGGAGACCCCCGCCCCGAAAGGGGGGGAGATCATCAAGGACGAGGCCGGCCGGCCCACTGGCATCTTGGTGGACCGGGCGCAGGAGCTGGTGCACATCCCCAAGCCCCCGCCGGAGGAGATGCGACGGGCCCTGCAGATTGCCCTCGAGGACTGCGTGAGGAAGGGGATCACCAGCCTGGCCGATGCCGGCGTGGACCTGGACACGGTAGCCCTCTACAAGGAAGCCGTGCAGCAGGGCAAGCTGCCCGTGCGCATCTACGTGATGTTGTCCGGCCTCGAGACCCTGCGCCGCGTCACGAAGCCCGAGATCAACTTGGGAGAGGGGCTGCTCACGATCCGGGCCGTCAAGCTCTACGCGGATGGGGCCATGGGCTCGCGCGGGGCAGCCCTCCTCGCCCCCTACAACGACGACCCCGGGAACTCCGGGTTCTTCACGACCCCCCCAGAGACCATCCTGGAGGCCTCGCGTTACGCCCTGGCCCACGGCTTCCAGGTCTGCACCCACGCCATCGGAGACCGAGCCAACCGGATGGTCCTCGACGTCTACGAGAAGGCCCTCAAAGAATTCCCCCAGGTCAAGGATCCGCGCTTCCGCGTCGAGCATGCGGAGATCCTGGACGCGGCCGAGGTCCCGCGCTTTGGTCGTCTGGGCGTGATCGCCTCCGTCCAGGGAATTTTCTGCCCGTCGGACGGGCCCTGGGCGGAGAGCCGCCTGGGCCGCGCCCGGGTCCAGGACGAGCTCTACGTCTGGCGGAAGCTCCTCAAGGCGGGGGCCCGCCTCATCAACGGCACCGACGCCCCCGTGGAGGACCTGAGCGCGATCCAGAACTTCCACGCCTCCGTCACCCGCCAGGACGCGACCGGGAACCCGCCCGGGGGGTTCAACCCGGAACAGCGCATGACCCGCGAGGAGGCGCTCCGCTCCTACACCCTGGACGCGGCCTACGGCGCCTTTGCGGAGGAGACGCGGGGCTCCATCCAGCCCGGGAAGCTCGCCGACCTCGTGGTGCTGTCGAAGGACATCATGACCGTCCCCGACGGGGAGATCATGAAGACCGAGGTCATCTATACGATCGTGGACGGGAAAATACGTCTCGAGAAGACCACCCCCGCCCGTTGA